A section of the Mesoaciditoga lauensis cd-1655R = DSM 25116 genome encodes:
- a CDS encoding PQQ-binding-like beta-propeller repeat protein, with amino-acid sequence MDNNFVWFAILMVILGSLLSFILIPPQPPANLKAISVSSSEVILQWEGSQGNFSIYRSTDKENFSKIGETSSHEYSDKTVIPATTYYYMVRAKSFFVESANSNIVSVFVPEKTFAPILKIESTSMNSIKLSWTESSNASFFELYRATNPSGKFVKVEKFPATLNEFEDKNLQENTTYYYKLEAFIKGQKLFSKVVSSKTRYEIKGYVKDEKGNGIKNVNLFLFLNGENLKTTTNDEGFWSFKDVYGNVTIKASASRYSISPNEVPCDGPKTITFTATFIDNPPNTPLLLAPLNKQKIQDVKEVLLKWKDSDPDEDPLVYDIYFGKEKNPPLLLSNYTSTSYKLEKIDYASKYYWKVVAKDPFGKSSSSQIWSFTTGTYSLSGKVLYKGSGLKGVEIRFGDGTSVLTDQNGYWIKKGLSKIATVTPFMKGWSFKPSSLVLDQNSTNVNFSAAPVSKEIKWEVTIGPIYLSSAAIGKNGNIYIGSLDGNLYSVNNNGRILWNFPTNRWIRTSPAIGKDGTIYLASDNGNLYALNPDGKVKWSFSIGSYIISSPCVDKNGEIYLGAENGYLYAFTSKGMLDWVLKLGEKIQSSPSIERNGSIYVGSSDGYFYRITQDGKILWKRKLGNSIFSSPAIDKDGGIYVSTEDGKIYHITSEGTVLWSVNLKEHVYSSPAVSEDGTVYICTTNGTVYAVKNKSIKWTYKASGRIISTPLVGINGKIYFGTENGILYVLNSNGMLDWKLKLKGSIYSSPSISKDGSLYIATLNSKLYAIQTKCFGISDKPWPKFKLDASNSSSLH; translated from the coding sequence ATGGATAATAATTTTGTATGGTTTGCTATTTTAATGGTCATTCTTGGCTCTCTTCTTTCATTTATCCTTATTCCACCTCAACCGCCCGCAAACTTGAAAGCGATTTCTGTATCTTCAAGCGAGGTTATCCTTCAATGGGAAGGCTCACAAGGGAATTTTTCAATTTATCGTTCAACAGACAAGGAAAATTTTTCAAAGATAGGTGAAACTTCCTCGCACGAATACTCAGACAAAACTGTTATCCCCGCTACAACTTACTACTACATGGTTAGAGCAAAGTCTTTTTTCGTTGAATCTGCAAATTCCAACATCGTTTCTGTCTTCGTTCCAGAGAAAACTTTCGCTCCCATTTTGAAAATAGAATCCACCTCTATGAACTCCATAAAACTCTCATGGACTGAAAGTTCTAACGCGAGCTTTTTTGAGCTTTACAGAGCTACAAATCCATCTGGAAAATTTGTCAAAGTGGAAAAATTTCCGGCTACTTTGAATGAGTTTGAAGATAAGAATCTTCAGGAAAATACAACGTATTATTACAAATTAGAAGCTTTCATAAAAGGACAAAAACTCTTTTCTAAAGTTGTGAGCTCCAAAACGAGATATGAGATAAAAGGCTATGTAAAAGATGAAAAAGGCAATGGAATCAAAAACGTCAATCTTTTTCTATTCTTGAATGGTGAAAATCTGAAAACGACCACAAATGATGAGGGCTTCTGGTCATTTAAAGATGTTTACGGCAATGTGACGATAAAAGCTTCAGCAAGTAGATATTCTATTTCCCCCAACGAAGTTCCATGCGATGGCCCTAAAACGATCACCTTCACGGCAACTTTTATCGACAATCCGCCAAATACGCCTTTACTTTTAGCCCCATTAAATAAACAAAAGATACAGGATGTAAAAGAAGTTCTTTTAAAGTGGAAGGATTCAGATCCGGATGAAGATCCTTTAGTTTATGATATTTACTTTGGAAAAGAGAAAAATCCTCCCCTTTTGCTCTCTAATTACACTTCAACATCATACAAGTTAGAAAAAATAGATTATGCTTCAAAGTATTATTGGAAGGTAGTTGCCAAAGATCCATTTGGGAAATCTTCTTCAAGTCAGATTTGGTCTTTTACCACTGGAACGTACAGTCTTTCTGGGAAGGTGTTGTACAAGGGCTCAGGATTGAAAGGCGTAGAAATACGTTTCGGGGATGGGACTTCAGTTTTAACAGATCAAAATGGATATTGGATCAAAAAAGGATTAAGCAAAATTGCAACTGTGACACCATTTATGAAAGGATGGAGTTTTAAACCAAGTAGTCTGGTTCTCGATCAAAATTCAACAAATGTGAATTTCTCAGCAGCTCCTGTATCCAAGGAAATAAAATGGGAAGTTACCATAGGCCCTATTTATCTCTCCAGTGCGGCAATAGGAAAAAATGGGAACATTTACATTGGTTCGTTAGATGGAAATCTTTATTCTGTAAACAATAATGGAAGAATTCTTTGGAATTTTCCAACGAATCGCTGGATAAGAACAAGTCCTGCCATTGGAAAAGATGGAACTATATATCTTGCTTCCGATAACGGAAATCTTTATGCGTTAAATCCAGACGGAAAGGTGAAGTGGTCCTTTTCAATCGGAAGCTATATTATTTCAAGTCCCTGCGTAGATAAAAATGGAGAAATTTATTTAGGGGCAGAGAATGGATATCTTTATGCTTTTACGAGCAAAGGCATGCTTGACTGGGTTTTAAAGCTGGGAGAAAAAATTCAATCAAGTCCATCGATTGAAAGAAATGGAAGTATTTATGTTGGCTCATCAGACGGATATTTTTACCGAATAACCCAGGATGGTAAGATTTTATGGAAAAGAAAATTGGGAAATTCTATCTTTTCAAGTCCAGCGATAGATAAAGATGGAGGCATTTATGTCTCAACTGAGGATGGAAAAATTTATCACATAACTTCGGAAGGCACAGTATTGTGGAGTGTGAATCTAAAGGAACATGTTTATTCAAGTCCCGCCGTAAGTGAAGACGGAACAGTATATATCTGCACAACCAACGGAACAGTTTACGCTGTAAAAAATAAGTCGATAAAGTGGACTTACAAAGCGAGTGGAAGAATAATATCCACACCGCTTGTAGGAATCAACGGAAAAATATATTTTGGAACTGAAAACGGTATCCTTTACGTGTTAAATTCCAACGGCATGCTAGATTGGAAGCTTAAACTCAAGGGCTCCATATACTCTAGCCCTTCGATTTCTAAGGATGGCTCTTTATATATTGCCACTTTGAATTCAAAACTTTATGCAATTCAAACCAAGTGTTTCGGAATATCTGATAAACCATGGCCAAAATTCAAATTGGACGCTTCTAACTCATCATCGCTGCATTAA